Below is a genomic region from Blochmannia endosymbiont of Camponotus modoc.
ATGTATTAGTTTAGCCTTGAAAGGATGATATTGTAGTTCTTGCACCTTGACTGTAATAGTTTGTTGATTTTCTATAAATAATAGAATAACATTATTTTTGTATAATTGTATTACAGCTTCAGGATGTAAGATATCGTTTTGATTCAATACAATGGGTACGCTTGGTTCCTGGCCTCTATTGTAGATAATAGCTGGACATTTGTTTTGTTTACGTAATCGTCTTGTTGCGCCTTTTTTGTGATAAATGCGTAAATTAGCTTTGATTGTTAACATTATTGTAGTACCTAATTAAATATTTTTATTAATAATTTGATTATAATATATCTTTCAATTTGAAACGATGATTCCTTTTATCACATAATATAATATGAATAACCATTTATATAATTAAATACTACATACCAATAAATGTTATTTAGTATTTTTCTGTCGTGATGAATTTTCAAGTGAATCATTTTAACCGATTAATATATTCAACAATGAAAGTAATTGAAAATTTAATATTTATACTTTATCAGTTTTATTTGATTATATTACTCTGATATATTTTATTTGTATTAAGTATATTAACATGTGAAAATCATAAAAATTCTGATGGTTTTATAGCCCTATACTCGTGATATTCATTGAATTTGATATCTTATTTTATTTTAAAGTATTTATAGTATCATAAAATTTATAAACAATGTAATAGAATAAATATTTTCAATGATTTGATCAATTTTTAAAATTTTTATTATTTGTAAAATATTTTCGATAGAAAAAATATATTAAAAATAAATGAGTAAATACAATTTTATTTCAATATTTTTAATATATTAATGGATACATAATTTATTTGTAGATTACAAAATTATCAATGTGATTTACAGAGATATTTATGTATAAACATGAGAATACATTATTGATGTTCTTGCATAAATTATAATATTTATTGTTTACAATATGAAAGTGTTGATAATGTTTAGGTGTTTTTTATAACAAATGCAATTATATAAGAATATCTAAGTAATTTAAAAAATTAATATACTTGATTGTGGGTTTGTAATAATAAAATATCCATTTTGAATATTAATCAATGTATACTTTGATTTAATTAAAAT
It encodes:
- the rplY gene encoding 50S ribosomal protein L25, whose protein sequence is MLTIKANLRIYHKKGATRRLRKQNKCPAIIYNRGQEPSVPIVLNQNDILHPEAVIQLYKNNVILLFIENQQTITVKVQELQYHPFKAKLIHIDFTRV